The following are from one region of the Bdellovibrionales bacterium genome:
- a CDS encoding cyclic nucleotide-binding domain-containing protein, with the protein MSEVISLKQNEVLFKEGDYPDCMYIVRSGAVSIYVIEHNREKALTLVGPGNLIGEMGLFDKGLRSASAKAIEDSELVKLPYFQLEKQMELLPEWVKITMKSLSEKLRVANKK; encoded by the coding sequence ATGTCCGAAGTTATTTCTCTCAAACAAAATGAAGTTTTGTTTAAAGAAGGCGATTATCCTGATTGTATGTACATCGTTCGATCGGGTGCCGTGAGCATTTACGTGATTGAGCATAATCGAGAGAAAGCGCTCACGCTGGTTGGCCCCGGAAATCTAATTGGCGAAATGGGGCTTTTTGATAAAGGTCTTCGCAGCGCCAGTGCGAAAGCTATTGAAGACAGCGAACTTGTGAAGCTGCCGTACTTTCAGCTCGAAAAACAAATGGAGCTTTTGCCAGAGTGGGTAAAAATCACCATGAAGTCATTGTCTGAAAAGCTCCGCGTCGCCAATAAAAAATAA
- a CDS encoding DUF2059 domain-containing protein, which yields MKLMILIFGILATVSAVAQSTHDKAVDQLFKSMDMEAVQKKQIENMVAMQCESNPVLQKIRPELTKFYMDNVGWKQLEPEMKKLYKKYFTEAEVSEINKFYQTPVGKKALLQMPTLFSEGMKLGQAKVSAKMPEFIKSVEGKLSQ from the coding sequence ATGAAATTAATGATTTTAATTTTTGGAATACTCGCCACCGTCTCCGCTGTTGCGCAATCCACCCACGACAAAGCGGTCGATCAGCTCTTTAAATCGATGGATATGGAGGCGGTTCAGAAAAAACAGATTGAAAATATGGTCGCCATGCAGTGCGAATCGAATCCCGTGCTGCAAAAAATCCGTCCGGAGCTCACCAAATTTTACATGGATAATGTCGGGTGGAAGCAGCTCGAGCCGGAAATGAAAAAGCTTTACAAAAAGTATTTCACCGAAGCCGAGGTGTCTGAAATCAATAAATTCTATCAAACGCCGGTGGGTAAAAAAGCTCTTTTACAAATGCCGACCTTGTTTTCTGAAGGGATGAAGTTGGGGCAAGCGAAAGTGTCAGCGAAGATGCCCGAGTTTATAAAATCCGTGGAAGGCAAACTCAGTCAATAA
- a CDS encoding paraquat-inducible protein A — METRLTDNSFYLCDQCHQPIAYDNSLEQGLHCDRCGHHIDRWYGKSTRHTLVFSLTALVLYIPALMFPFMTVELNGNRTSSTIWQGVVSLSESGSWIIAIIVLLASIVIPFVKLILLFYLTITRSTERNARAKTQIFRFIESIGRWSMLDIFLLSVLVAIMKINPWTYVRPELGSLMFAFVVIFTMMASASFDPRLIWKDIPSERK; from the coding sequence ATGGAAACTCGATTGACCGACAATTCCTTCTATCTCTGCGACCAATGTCACCAACCCATCGCCTATGACAACTCTCTTGAACAAGGACTGCATTGCGATCGCTGTGGTCATCATATAGATCGTTGGTACGGAAAATCCACTCGGCACACATTAGTTTTTAGCCTAACGGCACTGGTTCTTTACATTCCAGCGCTCATGTTCCCGTTTATGACGGTAGAGCTCAATGGAAACCGAACCAGTTCCACGATTTGGCAAGGCGTTGTTTCTTTAAGTGAAAGTGGATCATGGATTATCGCGATCATTGTTCTTCTCGCGAGCATCGTCATCCCTTTTGTAAAACTGATCCTGCTTTTTTATCTCACCATCACCCGATCCACGGAGCGCAATGCAAGAGCAAAGACGCAAATTTTTAGATTCATCGAAAGTATCGGTCGGTGGTCGATGTTAGATATTTTTTTGCTCTCAGTTTTGGTCGCGATTATGAAGATCAATCCTTGGACCTACGTGCGACCAGAGTTGGGCTCTTTGATGTTTGCATTTGTCGTGATTTTTACAATGATGGCCTCAGCCAGCTTTGACCCTCGTTTAATTTGGAAGGATATTCCCAGTGAAAGAAAATAA
- a CDS encoding MlaD family protein — MKENKVRQIPLSLMDIAVWLFPLFAVGITAFLIFDYYQKRGPMITLHFSDASAVEAQKTPLRFRGVNVGKVEAVVLAEDTQGIVVKARLNREAGHLAVEGTKFWIVQPQVDFEGIRGLETLFKGPYIRIEQGSGQPKKEFNGLTLDEKDSPSGTMAYTLTSPLADSVDVGDPVNFRGVKVGSVTSVKLDSKGQGVDIQINIEKRYSKFVHKNTAFWRKVAVHAKMGLLGGEVKVNSFETLLKGGIDMATPNNPTGVAEAKTRFVLQENPPKDWISWNPSL, encoded by the coding sequence GTGAAAGAAAATAAAGTAAGACAAATCCCTTTAAGTTTAATGGATATCGCCGTATGGCTTTTTCCTTTGTTTGCGGTGGGAATTACTGCATTTTTAATCTTCGACTACTATCAGAAGCGGGGTCCAATGATCACCCTTCACTTTAGCGATGCTTCGGCGGTGGAGGCTCAAAAAACTCCGTTGCGATTTCGTGGCGTCAACGTCGGAAAGGTGGAGGCGGTTGTCCTTGCGGAGGACACTCAAGGGATCGTTGTTAAGGCGCGCCTCAATCGCGAAGCAGGTCATCTCGCGGTTGAGGGGACCAAATTTTGGATCGTTCAACCTCAGGTGGATTTTGAAGGAATTCGCGGACTCGAAACCCTGTTTAAAGGTCCTTACATTCGAATCGAACAAGGCTCTGGCCAGCCGAAGAAGGAGTTTAATGGTTTAACTTTAGACGAAAAAGACTCACCTTCGGGAACAATGGCCTACACATTGACCTCGCCCCTGGCCGATTCCGTGGATGTCGGCGATCCGGTCAACTTTCGTGGAGTTAAAGTGGGCTCTGTGACTTCCGTCAAGTTGGATAGCAAGGGTCAAGGGGTTGATATTCAAATTAATATTGAAAAACGATACTCCAAGTTTGTTCACAAAAATACAGCCTTCTGGCGGAAGGTGGCGGTTCACGCCAAAATGGGTCTCCTCGGAGGAGAAGTGAAAGTGAACTCGTTTGAAACTCTTTTAAAGGGTGGGATCGACATGGCCACTCCGAATAATCCGACAGGAGTGGCGGAGGCCAAAACGAGATTCGTACTCCAGGAAAATCCTCCAAAGGATTGGATCAGTTGGAATCCCTCATTGTAG
- a CDS encoding peptidylprolyl isomerase — MHILTQHRYEAEDLLLRLKRGEDFNELARKYSQCSSKEVGGDLGSVDPARLDSDFAEIAEQLKIGEFSSIVRTRFGHHIILRY, encoded by the coding sequence ATGCACATTCTCACCCAACACCGTTACGAAGCCGAAGATCTTCTACTCCGACTGAAACGAGGTGAAGACTTTAATGAGCTCGCTCGTAAATACTCTCAGTGCTCATCAAAAGAGGTGGGCGGGGATTTAGGGAGCGTGGATCCAGCAAGACTCGATAGCGATTTTGCTGAAATTGCTGAGCAACTTAAGATCGGTGAGTTCTCATCAATCGTAAGAACCCGATTTGGACATCATATTATTCTGCGCTACTAG
- a CDS encoding response regulator produces MDAKPILLVEDNLQDELLTLRALKQNKITNEVIIARDGAEAVDYLFCTGKYSERNPDITPQVVLLDINLPKMDGLQVLERIRASQITKRLPVVLLTTSKEEKDVATGYNLGANSYVRKPVDFSHFTETVKSLGEYWLKLNEVPPR; encoded by the coding sequence ATGGATGCAAAGCCAATTCTTTTGGTCGAGGACAATCTTCAGGATGAACTTCTGACCCTACGTGCCCTTAAACAAAATAAGATTACAAACGAAGTGATCATCGCTCGCGATGGCGCGGAAGCCGTGGATTATTTGTTTTGCACCGGGAAGTATTCCGAGCGCAATCCCGACATCACTCCCCAAGTTGTTTTACTCGACATTAATTTGCCGAAGATGGATGGACTCCAAGTTCTTGAGCGAATTCGTGCCAGCCAAATCACGAAGAGACTGCCAGTGGTGCTTCTCACCACATCCAAAGAAGAAAAAGATGTGGCCACAGGTTATAATCTGGGCGCCAATAGCTACGTTCGTAAGCCTGTTGATTTCTCCCACTTTACAGAGACCGTGAAAAGCCTGGGAGAATACTGGTTAAAGTTGAACGAAGTCCCTCCCCGATAA
- a CDS encoding mechanosensitive ion channel, whose amino-acid sequence MEITMTSALEILVKKIELWFHESVAALPNIIVAAIIVAGFFVLSRFVHKLGRRFLERFSINRALNELMASSLQMAVVLVGIFIALGILNLEKTVTSLLTGAGIITFVIGFAFQDIAANFFSGILIAFKKPYQIGDVIEIEKNMGEVQEIELRSTMIRTFDGQDILIPNKNILTQVVTNYTYSPYRRVSIAVGVAYDSDLKKVVEVTTNALETLEGRDPSIPVSVHFTDFGASSVNLSAEVWIDYKRNRTFPEVKHQGIMAIHDAFKQNGIEIPFPITQLIPPPAPKV is encoded by the coding sequence ATGGAAATCACTATGACCTCAGCATTAGAAATTTTAGTCAAAAAGATCGAACTCTGGTTTCATGAATCCGTGGCCGCGCTCCCGAATATCATCGTTGCCGCCATCATCGTCGCTGGATTCTTTGTTCTCTCCCGATTTGTCCATAAGCTCGGGCGTCGCTTTTTAGAGCGATTTTCTATCAACCGGGCGCTCAATGAACTTATGGCCTCAAGTCTACAGATGGCTGTGGTTTTGGTGGGCATTTTTATTGCGTTGGGAATATTAAATCTCGAAAAAACCGTGACCTCTTTGCTCACAGGTGCGGGAATCATTACTTTTGTTATCGGTTTTGCGTTTCAAGATATTGCGGCGAATTTCTTTTCGGGAATTCTCATCGCCTTTAAAAAACCTTATCAAATTGGTGATGTGATCGAGATCGAAAAAAATATGGGTGAAGTTCAAGAGATCGAACTTCGATCAACAATGATCAGAACATTTGATGGTCAGGACATTTTAATACCTAACAAAAATATTCTCACTCAGGTGGTCACGAATTACACCTACTCCCCTTATCGACGAGTTTCTATTGCTGTGGGTGTGGCCTACGATTCCGATCTTAAAAAAGTCGTCGAAGTGACGACCAACGCCCTGGAAACGCTAGAGGGAAGAGACCCATCAATCCCGGTCAGTGTGCATTTCACCGATTTCGGCGCAAGTTCCGTCAATCTCTCAGCCGAAGTCTGGATTGATTATAAACGCAACAGAACTTTCCCTGAGGTAAAACACCAAGGCATTATGGCGATTCATGACGCCTTTAAGCAAAATGGAATTGAGATCCCTTTCCCAATCACCCAATTGATACCGCCACCGGCACCCAAAGTTTAA
- a CDS encoding 5'-methylthioadenosine/S-adenosylhomocysteine nucleosidase, translating to MAFIALTPLRIEYDELALALRTSFSSEETQLGKLPATFFKELGLCLSIGGHGKTQFALQTQYAIDHFPQKISAVLCCGGAGSLSDATDVGDIIGATRTIEHDFKLRFIQKPSPEFPGASFLLDKLQSMSYAGFRIHLGAIASGDEDIISRERRDELAQSSGCIAVGWEGAGGARACAFNQIPFVELRGITDSATSSANTDFRKNIKVISHNLSVVLAQLVSTPSL from the coding sequence ATGGCTTTTATCGCTCTGACTCCACTTCGAATTGAATATGACGAGCTCGCACTGGCCCTTAGGACCAGTTTCTCCTCGGAAGAGACCCAGTTAGGAAAGCTTCCGGCCACTTTTTTTAAAGAGTTGGGGCTTTGCCTTTCCATCGGCGGCCATGGAAAAACCCAGTTTGCCTTACAAACTCAGTATGCCATTGATCATTTCCCTCAAAAGATCTCAGCTGTGCTTTGCTGTGGCGGCGCGGGGAGTTTGAGTGACGCGACCGATGTTGGTGATATCATCGGGGCCACTCGCACGATTGAACATGATTTCAAATTAAGATTTATTCAAAAACCATCTCCAGAATTTCCAGGGGCGAGCTTTCTTTTAGATAAACTCCAGAGCATGAGCTATGCGGGTTTTAGGATCCATTTAGGGGCCATCGCGAGCGGAGATGAGGACATTATCTCTCGTGAGCGTCGCGACGAGCTCGCCCAATCCTCGGGATGTATAGCTGTGGGGTGGGAAGGGGCGGGAGGCGCGAGAGCCTGCGCTTTTAATCAGATTCCTTTTGTCGAATTGCGCGGAATTACCGATAGCGCTACAAGCTCTGCGAACACGGACTTCCGGAAAAATATTAAAGTTATTTCTCATAATCTTTCCGTTGTTCTTGCTCAACTCGTCTCTACACCCAGCCTTTAA
- a CDS encoding site-specific integrase has translation MLLTRYRKDEPRNCLAIHLALKTGARAQELLNVKKSDLNPYDQSVFITGLKGSDDRELPIDPMLFEQVEEYAHKKKPEEFLFDITYHRLRQIWCDYRPVAKKFHCLRHTFAIRLYKKTKDIRLLQVALGHRNITNTMIYADYVYSQTELRRLIL, from the coding sequence ATGCTTCTCACCCGTTATCGCAAGGACGAGCCGCGAAATTGCCTAGCCATCCATTTGGCTTTAAAGACCGGAGCCCGGGCCCAGGAGCTCCTCAACGTCAAGAAGTCGGATCTCAACCCCTACGATCAGTCGGTGTTTATCACGGGCCTCAAAGGTTCTGACGACCGCGAACTACCGATTGATCCGATGCTCTTTGAGCAAGTGGAAGAGTACGCGCACAAGAAAAAGCCCGAAGAGTTTTTGTTCGATATCACCTATCATCGCTTGCGACAAATCTGGTGCGATTACCGACCGGTGGCCAAAAAGTTCCATTGCCTGCGCCATACTTTTGCCATTCGATTGTACAAAAAAACGAAGGATATTCGATTGCTTCAGGTCGCACTGGGTCATAGAAATATTACAAATACCATGATCTACGCCGACTATGTGTATTCGCAGACCGAACTTCGCCGCTTAATCTTATAA
- the rpmF gene encoding 50S ribosomal protein L32 produces MRRAHDALVPTTVIACKNCSATVKPHHVCPSCGYYKGKEVVTAQA; encoded by the coding sequence ATGAGAAGAGCACACGATGCATTAGTGCCGACAACCGTAATCGCGTGCAAGAACTGCAGTGCAACGGTGAAGCCTCATCATGTTTGCCCTTCATGTGGATACTATAAAGGTAAAGAAGTCGTCACCGCTCAAGCGTAA
- a CDS encoding ketoacyl-ACP synthase III, with amino-acid sequence MYRSYISGTGSFLPEKKLTNYDLEKIMETSHDWIVERTGIEARRIAAPGIGPSDLALNATRAALEQAGLKPEDLDMIIFGTLTSDYIMPSAACELQRKLGARNVMSFDLSAACSGFVYGVSVADQFIKTGQYKNVLVVGAEVLHNLVNYQDRQTAILFGDAAGCAILSRAPEKSQSQILSTHMFAEGELADLLVIPAGGSKTPTTKETLDQRLGFVTMKGREIFKHAVRTMSSCCQIALDHNKMGKDEVQWVIPHQANTRIIEAVAKHFDISMDKVILKIADMGNTSAATVPVALDTAVRDGRIQRGDVVLLTAFGAGLTSGSVLMRF; translated from the coding sequence ATGTATAGATCCTACATCTCAGGTACCGGAAGTTTTCTTCCGGAAAAAAAACTAACTAACTACGATCTAGAAAAAATCATGGAGACATCCCATGACTGGATCGTCGAGCGAACAGGGATCGAAGCCCGACGTATCGCCGCTCCTGGGATTGGTCCAAGTGATCTTGCTCTCAACGCCACCCGCGCCGCTCTGGAACAGGCGGGTTTAAAGCCAGAAGATTTAGACATGATTATTTTCGGAACATTAACGTCCGACTACATCATGCCCAGTGCTGCGTGCGAACTGCAGCGCAAACTCGGAGCTCGAAACGTCATGTCTTTTGATTTGTCTGCGGCCTGTTCCGGTTTTGTCTACGGAGTTTCCGTGGCTGATCAATTCATTAAAACCGGACAGTATAAAAATGTTCTCGTCGTCGGCGCCGAGGTTCTGCACAATTTGGTGAACTACCAAGATCGTCAAACCGCGATTCTTTTTGGAGATGCTGCGGGCTGTGCGATTTTGAGCCGTGCACCTGAGAAGAGCCAAAGCCAAATCCTCAGTACACATATGTTTGCGGAAGGCGAGCTGGCAGATCTTCTTGTGATCCCTGCGGGCGGATCGAAAACTCCGACCACCAAAGAGACCCTTGATCAGCGTCTGGGATTTGTGACGATGAAAGGGCGCGAAATTTTTAAACATGCCGTTCGCACCATGTCTTCCTGCTGCCAGATTGCCCTTGATCATAACAAAATGGGCAAGGACGAAGTCCAATGGGTGATTCCGCACCAAGCGAACACTCGAATTATCGAAGCTGTGGCCAAACACTTTGATATCTCCATGGATAAAGTCATTTTAAAAATTGCGGATATGGGTAACACATCTGCCGCTACAGTTCCTGTAGCTCTCGATACGGCTGTTCGTGATGGTCGAATTCAGCGCGGTGACGTGGTTCTTCTCACCGCCTTTGGCGCTGGCCTGACGAGTGGCAGCGTCCTTATGAGGTTCTAA
- the fabD gene encoding ACP S-malonyltransferase, translating to MSFHFLFPGQGSQHVGMGKFLCEEFSVARNVFEEASDAIHVDLKKMCFEGDEATLALTHNTQPALLTTSVATFQVLKSIREMRVELSAGHSVGEYAALVTAGTMSLSDGVKAVRFRGQAMQEAVPVGKGGMLAVMGLLPEEVEKVCQWAMQESKLSPLEPANFNAPDQTVVSGSAEICEWLRANFNAEKLQINKRVKFIPLKVSAPFHCSLMKPAEEKMATFLKDISFAQSLWPIVQNFTAKPVMSPEDLKQNIIRQVTGSVRWTQSLEYMRTHGSQPYVECGSGKVLAGLLKKTNPDGIIFNINSIEDIKLFETAPLVSGGG from the coding sequence ATGTCATTTCATTTTTTGTTTCCGGGCCAAGGCAGTCAGCACGTGGGCATGGGAAAGTTTCTCTGCGAAGAATTCTCTGTGGCTCGTAATGTTTTTGAAGAGGCCTCGGATGCCATTCACGTCGATCTCAAAAAAATGTGCTTCGAAGGGGATGAGGCGACTTTAGCGCTCACCCATAACACTCAGCCCGCTCTTCTCACCACTTCGGTGGCCACGTTTCAAGTTTTAAAATCCATTCGCGAAATGCGTGTGGAACTGAGTGCGGGCCATTCTGTGGGCGAATACGCCGCTTTAGTGACTGCGGGGACGATGTCTTTATCCGACGGTGTAAAAGCTGTGCGCTTTCGCGGCCAGGCCATGCAAGAGGCTGTACCCGTGGGCAAAGGTGGAATGTTAGCTGTGATGGGCCTACTTCCCGAAGAGGTCGAAAAAGTGTGTCAGTGGGCGATGCAGGAGTCGAAGCTAAGTCCGCTGGAGCCGGCCAACTTCAATGCTCCTGATCAGACAGTTGTCAGTGGCTCGGCTGAAATTTGCGAATGGCTCCGAGCGAATTTTAATGCGGAAAAATTGCAGATCAATAAACGAGTGAAGTTTATCCCGCTGAAGGTCTCAGCTCCATTCCACTGCTCTTTGATGAAGCCGGCCGAAGAGAAAATGGCCACTTTCCTAAAAGATATTTCATTTGCTCAGTCCCTTTGGCCCATCGTTCAAAATTTTACCGCAAAGCCGGTGATGTCTCCGGAAGACTTAAAGCAAAACATCATTCGTCAGGTGACCGGTTCTGTCCGCTGGACTCAAAGCCTAGAGTACATGCGCACTCATGGATCCCAGCCTTATGTCGAATGCGGTTCCGGAAAAGTTCTCGCGGGTCTTTTAAAGAAAACGAATCCCGACGGCATCATCTTTAACATCAATTCTATCGAAGATATTAAATTATTTGAAACTGCACCCCTGGTTTCGGGCGGAGGCTAA
- the fabG gene encoding 3-oxoacyl-[acyl-carrier-protein] reductase yields MGSLTGKKIIVTGSSRGIGAGIAKHLAEEGAAVAVTYSASESQAQEVLKSLPGSGHILLPLKVDDELSVQTAFDQAVEAFGTIDGLVNNAGITKDQLLLRMKTEDFTQVIRTNLTGTFLCTKVAVKLMMKARSGSIVNITSVIGQTGNAGQANYAASKAGVEGFSKSIAQEVGSRHIRVNCIAPGFIVTDMTDKLTPEQKEGILRKVPLQDLGKTEDIAYAVAFLLSDKARYITGHTLSVNGGLYM; encoded by the coding sequence ATGGGATCACTCACAGGCAAAAAAATTATTGTCACCGGAAGTAGCCGAGGCATTGGCGCAGGTATCGCGAAACATCTTGCCGAAGAAGGCGCTGCGGTCGCGGTCACCTATTCCGCTTCTGAGTCGCAAGCGCAAGAGGTTTTGAAGTCCCTCCCCGGCTCCGGGCATATCCTTTTACCTCTTAAAGTGGATGATGAGCTCTCCGTACAAACAGCGTTTGATCAAGCCGTCGAAGCGTTTGGAACCATTGATGGACTCGTGAATAACGCAGGCATCACGAAAGATCAGCTTCTTCTCCGCATGAAGACCGAAGATTTCACTCAAGTGATTCGCACCAATCTGACAGGTACATTTCTCTGCACGAAGGTGGCCGTTAAATTGATGATGAAAGCGCGCAGCGGGAGCATCGTAAATATCACAAGTGTGATCGGGCAAACCGGTAATGCTGGCCAAGCCAACTATGCGGCCAGTAAGGCCGGTGTCGAAGGGTTTTCGAAATCGATTGCTCAAGAAGTGGGCTCGCGTCACATTCGTGTCAATTGCATCGCGCCGGGATTTATTGTGACCGATATGACAGATAAATTAACGCCTGAACAGAAAGAGGGCATTTTGCGCAAGGTCCCGTTGCAAGACCTTGGAAAAACAGAGGATATCGCATATGCTGTGGCGTTCCTACTGAGTGATAAAGCTAGATATATCACCGGACATACATTAAGTGTGAACGGTGGACTATACATGTAG
- the acpP gene encoding acyl carrier protein has translation MEVPAKIKEVIVEQLGVDAERVKSEASFIDDLGADSLDIVELVMAMEEEFNIEIPDEEAEKLKTVNDVVSYLKTKGKA, from the coding sequence ATGGAAGTTCCTGCAAAGATTAAAGAAGTGATCGTAGAACAACTCGGTGTAGACGCTGAACGCGTTAAATCCGAAGCTTCATTTATCGATGATCTAGGTGCAGACAGTCTCGACATCGTTGAGCTTGTTATGGCGATGGAAGAAGAATTCAACATCGAAATTCCTGACGAAGAGGCTGAGAAGCTTAAGACCGTCAACGACGTTGTTTCTTATTTAAAAACTAAAGGTAAAGCTTAA
- the fabF gene encoding beta-ketoacyl-ACP synthase II translates to MGIISPLGLTIDENWNSLMEGKSGVGLISQFDSEKFDVKIAGEVKNFDPNTIIEKKEQKKMDRFVQFSLHATEHAIKDSGLKFAEDEVLRARTGVIVGVGIGGLQSIEDQTEVYLNRGPSRITPFFIPQVIINMASGHISIRHGLRGPNFAVTSACATGAHSIGEAAKYIREGTCDVMIAGGVEAAVTRLAVAGFSSMRALSTRNDQPSKASRPFDRNRDGFVLSEGGAVLILEDYEHASRRGAKIYAELTGYGVSSDAYHMTNPAPQGEGAALAMKMALKGARLSPESIDYINAHGTSTPVGDGLETAAIKHVFGDHAKKLLVSSTKSMTGHTLGGAGAIESVYCLLALKHQIAPPTINLDDPSDDCDLDYVPHRPRPHKMQHVLNNSFGFGGTNACVIFSKI, encoded by the coding sequence ATGGGGATCATTTCTCCTTTAGGCCTTACCATTGATGAGAACTGGAATTCCTTAATGGAAGGAAAGTCCGGCGTCGGACTCATCAGCCAATTTGATTCCGAAAAATTCGACGTGAAGATTGCGGGCGAGGTGAAAAACTTCGACCCCAATACCATCATCGAGAAAAAAGAACAGAAAAAAATGGATCGCTTTGTTCAGTTCTCTCTGCATGCGACGGAACATGCGATCAAAGACAGCGGACTTAAGTTTGCGGAGGACGAGGTTCTTCGCGCGCGCACGGGAGTGATCGTGGGCGTGGGAATCGGTGGCCTTCAATCCATCGAAGATCAAACGGAAGTTTATCTCAATCGCGGTCCAAGTCGCATTACGCCTTTCTTTATTCCTCAAGTGATTATCAACATGGCCTCGGGACATATTTCTATCCGTCACGGATTGCGTGGCCCTAATTTCGCGGTCACTTCGGCCTGTGCTACGGGCGCTCACTCCATTGGTGAAGCGGCCAAGTACATTCGCGAAGGAACTTGTGATGTGATGATTGCTGGCGGAGTGGAAGCGGCGGTCACTCGCCTTGCCGTGGCGGGTTTCTCTTCCATGCGCGCATTATCAACGCGCAACGATCAGCCTTCCAAAGCCAGTCGGCCCTTTGATCGCAATCGCGATGGTTTCGTTTTAAGCGAAGGTGGAGCTGTACTCATTTTAGAAGATTATGAGCATGCCTCTCGACGGGGCGCTAAAATCTACGCCGAACTTACCGGTTATGGCGTGTCGTCAGATGCGTATCATATGACCAACCCTGCGCCTCAAGGCGAAGGCGCGGCGCTGGCGATGAAGATGGCCCTTAAAGGGGCGAGATTAAGCCCGGAATCCATCGATTACATTAATGCCCATGGAACCAGCACTCCCGTGGGAGATGGGCTAGAAACCGCGGCCATAAAGCACGTTTTTGGCGACCATGCGAAAAAACTCTTGGTGAGCAGTACGAAAAGTATGACGGGTCACACTTTAGGTGGCGCTGGAGCTATCGAGAGCGTTTATTGTTTATTGGCCCTCAAACATCAAATTGCACCTCCGACCATTAACCTTGATGATCCGTCGGATGACTGCGATTTAGACTATGTGCCTCACCGACCGAGACCACATAAAATGCAGCACGTGCTCAATAACAGTTTCGGGTTTGGTGGCACGAACGCCTGTGTGATATTCTCGAAAATATGA
- the rpiB gene encoding ribose 5-phosphate isomerase B, producing MKILIASDHAGFSLKNKIIEKRDHEWIDLGPQNEDRVDYPDFADQLAQTLKPGQFGVLICGSGQGMCMRANRYSHIRAALCWSKESAELARRHNDANVVCLGARLLAEDTVFEILDIFFKSPFEGGRHADRVEKLSKST from the coding sequence ATGAAGATACTCATCGCCTCTGATCACGCTGGATTCTCTCTTAAAAATAAAATTATCGAAAAGCGAGATCATGAATGGATTGATCTTGGTCCACAAAACGAAGACCGAGTGGATTATCCAGACTTTGCGGATCAACTCGCTCAAACGCTAAAACCGGGGCAATTTGGAGTTTTAATCTGTGGCTCGGGCCAAGGAATGTGCATGCGAGCCAATCGTTATTCTCATATCCGAGCGGCTTTATGCTGGTCGAAAGAGTCGGCAGAATTAGCTCGCCGCCACAACGACGCCAACGTCGTTTGCCTCGGGGCCCGTCTGCTCGCCGAAGACACTGTTTTTGAAATTTTAGATATATTTTTCAAGAGCCCTTTTGAAGGTGGCCGTCACGCGGATCGTGTGGAAAAATTATCAAAATCGACGTAA